The proteins below are encoded in one region of Bacteroidota bacterium:
- the ychF gene encoding redox-regulated ATPase YchF, with translation MGFKCGIVGLPNVGKSTLFNSLSSAKAEAANFPFCTIEPNIGMVMVPDPRLDKLTEIVQPKAVQPAVVKIVDIAGLVKGASRGEGLGNQFLGNILECQAIIHVLRCFENENIIHVEGSVNPIRDKEIIDLELQFKDLDLLEKRLERVQKLTKGGNKDALKQVEVVKSIIAHIQQGLNARTLDLTPEEWEVVDDIGLITRKPVLYCCNVNEADMVNGNAFVESVRTVAAKEGAEVMTICAAFEEELTQLEDLEERKLFLEDAGLTEPSLNVLIRKAYHMLELQTYFTAGVKEVRAWTIHKGFKAPQAAGVIHTDFEKGFIRAEVIKYADFVHYRSEAAVKEAGKMSVEGKEYVVQDGDIMHFRFNV, from the coding sequence ATGGGCTTCAAATGCGGTATTGTCGGCCTACCCAACGTGGGCAAATCGACCCTTTTCAATTCACTTTCCTCTGCAAAAGCTGAGGCAGCCAATTTCCCGTTCTGCACCATCGAGCCCAACATCGGCATGGTCATGGTGCCAGATCCGCGCTTGGACAAGCTCACGGAAATCGTTCAGCCCAAGGCAGTTCAGCCGGCTGTTGTGAAAATCGTCGACATCGCCGGACTCGTGAAAGGCGCAAGTCGCGGTGAAGGACTCGGCAACCAATTCCTTGGCAACATTCTCGAGTGTCAGGCCATCATCCATGTGCTGCGCTGCTTTGAAAATGAAAACATCATCCACGTCGAAGGCAGCGTCAATCCGATCCGCGACAAGGAAATCATCGACTTGGAACTGCAATTCAAGGACCTGGACCTGCTCGAAAAGCGGCTCGAAAGGGTGCAAAAATTGACCAAGGGTGGCAACAAGGACGCGCTGAAGCAAGTCGAGGTCGTGAAATCGATCATCGCGCACATCCAGCAAGGCCTGAACGCCCGCACCCTCGATTTGACGCCCGAGGAATGGGAAGTCGTGGACGACATCGGGCTCATCACGAGAAAGCCTGTCCTCTATTGCTGCAACGTGAATGAAGCCGACATGGTCAATGGCAATGCATTCGTCGAATCCGTCCGTACAGTCGCCGCAAAAGAAGGCGCGGAGGTCATGACGATCTGTGCTGCATTTGAAGAGGAACTGACACAACTCGAGGATTTGGAAGAACGCAAGCTCTTCCTCGAAGACGCGGGATTGACCGAACCAAGCCTGAATGTGCTCATCCGCAAGGCTTATCACATGCTCGAACTCCAAACGTACTTCACTGCAGGTGTCAAGGAAGTACGTGCTTGGACGATCCACAAAGGATTCAAAGCGCCACAAGCCGCAGGCGTGATCCATACCGACTTCGAAAAGGGATTCATCCGCGCCGAGGTCATCAAATATGCGGACTTCGTACATTACCGTTCGGAGGCAGCTGTGAAGGAAGCAGGCAAAATGTCGGTCGAAGGCAAGGAATACGTGGTACAGGACGGCGATATCATGCATTTCAGGTTCAACGTGTAG
- a CDS encoding rhodanese-like domain-containing protein, whose product MSDISVKELKELMDAGTAPKIIDVREIHEFETDHIDAENIPMGEIPGRLAELEQYKNKDLILCCRSGGRSGNITNYLRSQGFNCARNLTGGMLAWQAQIDPTFKI is encoded by the coding sequence ATGAGCGATATTTCAGTCAAAGAATTGAAGGAACTGATGGATGCGGGCACTGCCCCCAAGATCATCGACGTGCGCGAAATCCATGAATTTGAAACGGATCACATTGATGCCGAAAACATTCCCATGGGTGAAATTCCAGGTCGCCTTGCCGAATTGGAGCAATACAAAAACAAGGATTTGATCCTTTGCTGCCGCAGCGGTGGCCGCAGCGGGAACATTACCAACTACCTGCGTTCGCAAGGTTTTAACTGTGCGCGCAACCTGACGGGCGGCATGTTGGCTTGGCAGGCACAGATTGATCCGACCTTCAAGATTTAA
- the mltG gene encoding endolytic transglycosylase MltG — protein MRKFLKITALVLLLLAVAAGGFAYWQAWKDNVNPKLKEGFALYIPKGSTYEDVIRSLEEQQVLQSVSSFKLIAGIRKYDRLVKPGRYEIKRGLNNWKLVEKLRAGAQDQMKLRIGSHRTIMEVAGEIAQQVDLDTASLLGKMRDKAYLEEYGVDPKTIRNILIPNTYFVYWTLSEDDLFRKLKNNFDLFWTADRKAKAATQELSIHEVMTLASIVQSETYMTQERPTVAGLYLNRLHNNIPLQADPTLIYAAGDFTIKRVLNEHKLIDSPYNTYMYAGLPPGPINNPELSAIEAVLNPEKHDYIFMCAKADFSGFHNFSRTLAQHNQYAREYQAAMNKKKVYR, from the coding sequence ATGCGGAAATTCCTCAAAATCACGGCATTGGTGCTGTTGTTGCTGGCTGTGGCTGCTGGCGGATTTGCGTATTGGCAGGCTTGGAAAGACAATGTAAACCCCAAACTGAAGGAAGGATTTGCATTGTACATTCCAAAAGGTAGTACCTATGAGGATGTCATTCGCAGCCTCGAGGAGCAGCAAGTGCTTCAAAGTGTCTCGAGTTTCAAACTGATTGCCGGCATTCGGAAATACGATCGTTTGGTGAAGCCCGGCCGATATGAGATCAAACGCGGTTTGAACAACTGGAAACTTGTCGAGAAACTGCGTGCAGGTGCCCAAGATCAGATGAAATTGCGGATTGGTTCGCATCGCACGATCATGGAAGTCGCCGGCGAAATCGCGCAGCAGGTTGATCTTGATACGGCAAGCTTGCTCGGGAAAATGCGCGACAAAGCCTATTTGGAGGAATACGGTGTAGATCCGAAGACGATTCGCAACATTCTGATTCCCAATACCTACTTCGTTTATTGGACACTTTCCGAGGATGATTTGTTCAGGAAGCTGAAAAACAATTTCGACCTATTCTGGACTGCAGACCGCAAAGCCAAGGCAGCCACGCAGGAACTCAGCATCCACGAGGTGATGACGCTTGCATCGATTGTGCAGTCGGAGACCTATATGACGCAGGAGCGCCCCACGGTCGCAGGACTTTATTTGAATCGGCTTCACAACAACATTCCCTTACAAGCCGATCCCACCTTGATCTACGCAGCAGGTGATTTCACCATCAAACGCGTTTTGAACGAGCACAAACTCATCGACAGTCCCTATAACACCTATATGTATGCCGGATTGCCACCTGGACCGATCAACAATCCCGAACTGAGCGCGATCGAGGCGGTTTTGAACCCTGAGAAGCATGACTATATATTTATGTGTGCCAAGGCTGACTTTTCTGGCTTCCACAACTTCTCCCGCACGCTTGCGCAGCACAACCAATATGCGCGTGAATACCAGGCTGCGATGAACAAAAAGAAGGTTTATCGCTAA
- a CDS encoding YihY/virulence factor BrkB family protein — MGHRRFTLNAMAMAYRFFFAIFPALILIFTLVPIIPIPELRGQVTGMISAVVPSDSMGFMDRVVNEFFSKPSAGLVYVNVILLFFSTMSGIKVMMSAFSKDSHHFRQRNVLHFNFVAFILLLGLLVIFLGTIGLLVGEEVMVNSLKRSGELVSGGWEHILIGTIFWILMYAGLLFAVSLLYYLGPDTHKRGRFFSPGSIAGSVLILLAVTAFRLFFAQFANYNKVYGSLSAIMVLMVWFYWISIVLLIGFELNAAILAASSRMVGGPDANDGVIERRREGETADEKRSRPKKHRPSSHPGDL, encoded by the coding sequence ATGGGACATCGGCGTTTTACGCTGAATGCCATGGCCATGGCCTACCGGTTTTTCTTCGCGATTTTTCCAGCCTTGATCCTGATTTTCACGCTGGTACCGATCATTCCGATTCCGGAGTTGCGCGGCCAAGTGACAGGAATGATTTCCGCTGTGGTCCCAAGCGACAGCATGGGATTCATGGATCGCGTCGTCAATGAATTTTTCTCAAAGCCATCCGCAGGTTTGGTCTACGTCAACGTCATCCTGCTTTTCTTCAGTACAATGAGCGGAATCAAAGTGATGATGAGTGCCTTCAGCAAGGACAGTCATCATTTCCGGCAGCGCAACGTTTTGCACTTCAACTTTGTAGCTTTTATTCTGCTATTGGGGTTGCTGGTGATCTTTCTGGGGACGATCGGCTTGCTTGTCGGCGAGGAGGTAATGGTAAACAGCTTGAAACGAAGCGGCGAACTCGTTTCCGGCGGCTGGGAACACATATTGATAGGAACGATTTTCTGGATACTGATGTATGCCGGATTGCTTTTTGCGGTTTCCTTGCTGTATTATCTCGGACCTGACACGCACAAGCGTGGCCGTTTCTTTTCCCCGGGTTCCATCGCCGGCAGTGTATTGATTTTGTTGGCGGTGACGGCCTTCAGGCTCTTTTTTGCGCAGTTTGCCAACTACAACAAAGTCTATGGTAGTCTCAGCGCCATCATGGTGCTGATGGTTTGGTTTTATTGGATTTCGATCGTCTTGCTGATCGGATTTGAGCTGAATGCAGCCATTTTGGCAGCAAGCAGCAGGATGGTTGGCGGCCCCGATGCCAATGATGGCGTCATTGAAAGGCGGCGTGAAGGCGAGACTGCAGACGAAAAACGCTCAAGGCCCAAAAAACATCGCCCGAGTTCTCACCCGGGCGACCTCTAA
- a CDS encoding DUF1016 family protein, translated as MYFDQLQLILHEADQVLRNNALRAVNASLTARNWIMGCYIVEFELRGEDRGKYGEALLEKLAQRLSLDGLSARSLYLFRRFFLSYPTFGEALVGYFELLHAPLPKILQTVSAKFLSTDNEDEAILQTVSAKFKSTEVMVPAKTILMRLSFSHLVELFDVDNPLARTFYEAECIRGGWSVRELRRQVGSLLFERTGLSVDKVKLLLTAQNGLEQMGPQDVIRDTYVFEFLGLKSKELYTEKEFEAALMDNLEEFLLELGKGFCFEARQKRIVVDNQQYFIDLVFYHRILRCNVLIELKSEKFDHTQVGQLNFYLGYYRKYEMLEGDNPPIGILMCTAKDAEHVEFATAGLDSSIFVSRYRVALPSESELKDFLRKEMEELVNPKRS; from the coding sequence ATGTATTTTGACCAACTTCAACTCATCCTGCATGAAGCCGACCAAGTGCTGCGAAACAATGCCCTTCGGGCTGTAAATGCCTCATTGACAGCCCGAAACTGGATCATGGGTTGCTACATTGTCGAATTTGAACTTCGAGGGGAAGATCGTGGGAAGTACGGTGAAGCCCTTCTTGAAAAGCTTGCGCAACGTCTCAGTCTCGACGGTTTATCTGCAAGAAGCCTTTATCTGTTCCGGCGATTTTTCTTGTCTTACCCAACCTTTGGAGAAGCCTTGGTGGGCTACTTCGAGTTGCTGCATGCACCCCTTCCAAAGATTTTGCAGACGGTGTCTGCGAAATTTCTAAGTACTGACAATGAGGATGAAGCAATTTTGCAGACAGTGTCTGCAAAATTCAAAAGCACCGAGGTAATGGTGCCCGCCAAAACAATTTTGATGCGACTATCTTTCTCTCATTTGGTCGAGCTTTTTGATGTGGACAACCCATTGGCACGAACTTTTTACGAGGCCGAATGTATTCGTGGCGGATGGAGCGTGCGGGAATTGCGGCGACAAGTTGGGAGCCTTCTTTTTGAACGGACCGGATTAAGCGTCGACAAAGTGAAGCTACTCCTTACGGCGCAAAATGGGTTAGAACAAATGGGGCCGCAAGACGTCATTCGAGACACCTACGTGTTTGAATTCTTGGGACTTAAATCCAAGGAGCTTTATACGGAGAAGGAGTTTGAGGCTGCTTTGATGGACAATTTGGAGGAATTCTTGTTGGAACTTGGAAAAGGTTTCTGCTTCGAGGCAAGGCAAAAACGAATTGTGGTCGACAATCAACAATACTTCATTGATCTGGTTTTTTACCACCGGATTTTGCGCTGCAATGTGCTCATTGAGCTCAAAAGTGAGAAATTTGACCATACCCAAGTGGGACAACTGAACTTCTATCTTGGGTATTACAGAAAATATGAAATGCTGGAAGGTGACAATCCGCCGATTGGTATTTTGATGTGTACTGCCAAGGATGCTGAGCACGTAGAGTTTGCTACTGCTGGCTTGGACAGCAGCATTTTCGTTAGCAGGTACCGTGTTGCCCTTCCAAGCGAAAGCGAACTCAAGGATTTCCTCCGAAAGGAAATGGAGGAGCTTGTCAACCCAAAGCGAAGCTAA
- a CDS encoding M28 family peptidase, with the protein MKRIGILFSTALLVFIFSGLNGQNQIPQISNLVISADTSNHVVTADFDLDDLDGDPMEVWIQVSADSGRTWRVAIDSLSGDHGFPINAGTGKSISWHYQPSTLSAYGSGLLAYRLRVVADDRQTIDLQTIADLVDSTRLHNELLALEGIKHRTYGVQHLNDTKDSLKALLQTHNLHPYQQGSSFGNYVCQNVIGRRSGTRRDSACWQISGHYDTVSNAPGGDDNATAVACVSEAVRVLSQFQTKESLKFFYFDLEEAGLIGSYQYITSAVPEWEEPKGLLNMDCVGYYSEAPNSQVMPTGFNILFPAAYNEVAADSFRGNFLTSVVNTNSSWLDTTFQSTAAAHVPGLKAIKLEVTGTGLLTVDLRRSDHAPFWDAGYPAIFFTDGANFRNPNYHTPQDTVGAINMDFYVKNVRAIVTTLARLAQLEHSDVEESGYFDINVPVGMTDGLQYSLSPKLQVVPNPSDGRLEFRMDLPVAGNVRLELRNHHGQLVQVVENGWREAGAHRLRYDQQLSQGYYAVFLTTDAGSAYHPLVIQR; encoded by the coding sequence ATGAAAAGAATCGGCATTCTATTTAGTACGGCTCTCTTGGTCTTCATTTTCAGCGGATTGAATGGCCAAAACCAAATCCCGCAAATTAGCAACCTTGTTATCTCGGCCGACACATCCAATCATGTTGTCACCGCAGATTTTGACTTGGACGACCTCGATGGTGACCCGATGGAGGTTTGGATCCAAGTTTCAGCCGACTCGGGACGCACTTGGCGCGTCGCCATTGATTCCCTTTCTGGAGATCATGGTTTCCCGATCAACGCTGGAACCGGGAAATCCATTTCCTGGCATTATCAGCCATCAACTTTGTCGGCTTACGGCTCCGGTTTGTTGGCCTACCGATTGCGTGTGGTGGCCGATGACCGCCAAACGATCGATCTTCAAACCATTGCCGACCTTGTAGACAGCACGCGGTTGCACAATGAACTGCTTGCGCTTGAAGGTATCAAACACCGTACTTATGGTGTCCAACACCTCAACGATACCAAAGATTCCTTGAAGGCGCTGCTGCAAACGCATAACCTCCACCCCTATCAGCAAGGATCTTCCTTTGGAAACTATGTTTGCCAAAATGTGATCGGGCGTCGTTCAGGCACCCGCCGAGACAGTGCTTGTTGGCAAATTTCAGGGCACTATGATACCGTGAGCAATGCGCCGGGAGGTGATGACAATGCGACCGCGGTCGCTTGTGTGAGCGAGGCTGTGCGCGTGCTTTCGCAGTTTCAGACCAAGGAATCCCTTAAATTTTTCTATTTTGACTTGGAGGAAGCCGGCTTGATCGGCAGCTATCAATACATCACATCTGCCGTTCCTGAATGGGAAGAACCCAAAGGCTTGCTCAATATGGACTGCGTCGGCTACTACAGTGAGGCCCCCAATTCCCAAGTCATGCCAACCGGCTTCAACATCCTCTTTCCAGCCGCCTACAACGAAGTAGCGGCTGATTCCTTTCGCGGCAATTTTCTGACCAGTGTTGTCAATACCAATTCCAGCTGGCTCGACACAACGTTCCAATCCACTGCCGCAGCGCACGTTCCTGGTCTAAAGGCAATTAAGCTGGAAGTCACAGGGACAGGGCTTCTCACAGTTGACTTGCGCCGCAGTGACCATGCTCCCTTTTGGGATGCAGGCTATCCTGCCATCTTTTTCACCGATGGGGCTAACTTCCGCAATCCCAATTACCATACACCCCAAGATACCGTTGGTGCGATCAACATGGATTTTTATGTCAAAAATGTCCGAGCCATCGTGACGACACTCGCAAGACTTGCACAATTGGAGCACAGCGATGTCGAAGAAAGCGGCTATTTTGACATCAATGTCCCCGTTGGGATGACGGATGGCCTTCAATATTCGCTGAGCCCAAAACTTCAAGTCGTTCCAAATCCGAGCGACGGACGCCTCGAATTCAGGATGGACCTGCCCGTTGCTGGCAATGTGCGGCTAGAATTGCGCAACCACCATGGTCAACTTGTGCAGGTCGTCGAAAACGGTTGGCGCGAGGCGGGCGCGCATCGCCTGCGCTATGATCAACAGCTTTCTCAGGGTTACTACGCCGTTTTTCTCACAACGGACGCGGGAAGTGCCTATCATCCTTTGGTCATCCAGCGCTGA
- a CDS encoding tryptophan 2,3-dioxygenase, whose amino-acid sequence MENFKARELQPSDLVPVNYWDYVGVDILLSLQKPRTNFPDEKIFIGYHQVTELLLMLALHEMDQLTADETHPPSPETFVNKLGRIHRYLLMCAQSFDVMSEGMDPGQYNTFRHALAPASGFQSFQFRKFEFLATDLIHLVRKEKRASMSVADSIEVLIPELYWRAAGLNRETGDRTPTLIQYEDKYGKEFLSLGHIYRQRNLWQQFQRLQKAGVTTAQLAEVTAEMRKLDWIFNQEWPLVHYNAACRYLDGADAEGTGGSKWKEYLHPRHQRRIFFPELWSEAEIAAWGDLKLD is encoded by the coding sequence ATGGAAAATTTCAAAGCCCGCGAACTTCAACCCTCCGACCTCGTCCCCGTCAATTACTGGGACTATGTGGGGGTTGATATTCTCCTAAGCCTACAAAAGCCGCGAACCAACTTCCCTGACGAGAAAATCTTCATTGGGTATCACCAAGTGACGGAGCTGCTGCTGATGTTGGCATTGCATGAGATGGATCAGTTAACGGCAGACGAAACCCATCCGCCAAGCCCTGAAACGTTTGTCAACAAGCTCGGGCGCATCCATCGTTACCTTCTTATGTGCGCCCAAAGTTTTGATGTGATGAGCGAGGGCATGGATCCCGGGCAATACAATACTTTCCGGCATGCCTTGGCTCCCGCAAGCGGTTTTCAGAGCTTTCAATTTCGCAAATTCGAATTTTTGGCCACTGATTTGATCCATTTGGTGCGAAAAGAGAAGCGTGCCTCGATGTCGGTTGCTGACTCCATTGAAGTGCTGATTCCCGAACTGTATTGGCGTGCTGCCGGATTGAATCGGGAAACGGGCGACCGTACGCCAACCCTGATCCAATACGAAGACAAATACGGGAAGGAATTCCTTTCACTTGGGCACATTTACCGGCAACGCAACCTTTGGCAGCAATTTCAGCGCCTGCAAAAGGCTGGAGTGACGACCGCGCAATTGGCTGAAGTCACCGCCGAAATGCGCAAATTGGATTGGATTTTTAACCAAGAATGGCCACTCGTGCATTACAATGCGGCATGCCGTTATCTGGACGGTGCAGATGCAGAAGGCACAGGCGGCAGCAAATGGAAGGAATATCTTCATCCCCGCCACCAACGACGCATTTTCTTTCCCGAACTCTGGTCTGAAGCAGAAATTGCCGCTTGGGGTGATTTGAAACTGGATTGA
- a CDS encoding DUF4291 family protein — translation MAGDHPNQKIYCAYDEEGVFVYQAFTPKIVEFAVKEGTFGKGFGLDRTSWIKPSFAWTLHRSEYATKHRMEAIAKIKIHHWAWLEILENSVQSHFDPRVYSTEFEWQAALKKAKVVCQWDPERGLDGKPLNRRAIQLGLRDSILPDYVEKYIIRVEDVTPLARLIAPIAKARRTDFPEVPLEREYLVEEAIAKRLGIKVI, via the coding sequence ATGGCTGGCGATCATCCGAATCAGAAAATCTACTGCGCCTATGACGAAGAGGGCGTCTTTGTATATCAGGCATTTACACCCAAAATTGTCGAATTCGCAGTGAAGGAAGGGACCTTTGGAAAAGGATTCGGATTGGACCGCACAAGTTGGATCAAACCCTCCTTTGCCTGGACCTTACACCGCTCTGAATACGCCACCAAACACCGTATGGAGGCGATTGCCAAGATCAAAATTCACCATTGGGCCTGGCTGGAAATTTTGGAAAACAGTGTGCAGTCCCATTTCGACCCGCGCGTTTATTCCACGGAATTTGAATGGCAAGCTGCCTTGAAAAAAGCCAAGGTGGTTTGTCAATGGGATCCCGAACGCGGTCTGGACGGAAAGCCATTGAATAGGCGGGCGATTCAGCTTGGCCTGAGGGATTCCATTTTGCCGGACTACGTTGAAAAATATATCATTCGCGTCGAGGATGTTACGCCGCTTGCACGATTGATTGCCCCGATTGCCAAAGCAAGGAGAACTGACTTTCCCGAGGTTCCACTGGAGCGAGAATACCTCGTTGAGGAAGCAATAGCGAAACGACTTGGCATAAAAGTCATTTGA
- a CDS encoding outer membrane protein transport protein, which produces MKNTIKIAVFTAMMLFLKGNSLFGGGFQVNLQGVAQTGMGHCGAGLAFDASVQCFNPGGLAFAPSSATVGITPIFARISYLAPSPDNYTTTNEKTISPPFNAYGSYRLRLNDKHSIAIGAAVYTPFGSRVRYADDWKGQFALREISLKTIFIQPTIGYKFSDKFGIGGGPIFATGNVLLRRGMPVQFMDGSYGEARLSASGKGMGFNVGTMFRPIPALTLGLSYRSGISFKAEDGQANFDVPTALAEYFPSTAFSGAIALPAMGTLGGAYVLHDKHTFALDANYVFWNVYDSLNFDFKDNTDKLDDLKSAKNYKNSMIFRAGYQGELMRNLFVRGGLTVDLTPVPDGYLTPETPDADKIAVSAGLGYRWKGLQVDASFLWVEGQSRTDINLETNFGGTFKGRAFIPGLGITYTFEKRGDNRMPEATPL; this is translated from the coding sequence ATGAAGAATACGATCAAAATAGCTGTTTTTACAGCCATGATGCTGTTTCTGAAGGGAAATTCGCTGTTTGGCGGCGGCTTTCAAGTCAACCTTCAAGGTGTTGCCCAGACGGGTATGGGCCATTGCGGCGCAGGCTTGGCTTTTGATGCATCCGTGCAATGCTTTAATCCCGGCGGATTGGCATTTGCGCCATCCAGTGCCACGGTGGGCATTACGCCGATTTTCGCGCGGATCAGCTACCTCGCCCCAAGCCCGGACAACTACACGACGACCAACGAAAAAACGATTTCGCCCCCGTTTAATGCCTACGGCAGTTACCGGCTGAGGCTGAATGACAAGCATTCGATTGCCATCGGCGCAGCCGTTTACACGCCATTCGGAAGCCGTGTGCGGTATGCCGACGATTGGAAAGGCCAATTTGCACTCCGCGAAATCTCGCTCAAAACGATTTTCATTCAACCCACAATCGGGTACAAGTTCAGTGACAAGTTCGGGATTGGGGGCGGCCCTATTTTCGCAACGGGAAATGTGCTTTTGCGCCGGGGAATGCCGGTACAATTCATGGACGGAAGTTATGGCGAGGCAAGATTGAGCGCTAGCGGCAAAGGAATGGGCTTCAATGTCGGGACCATGTTTCGGCCAATTCCGGCACTTACCCTCGGATTGAGTTACCGTTCAGGCATTTCGTTCAAGGCGGAAGATGGTCAAGCCAATTTTGATGTTCCGACTGCCTTGGCAGAATATTTCCCTAGCACTGCATTTTCTGGCGCGATCGCATTGCCGGCAATGGGAACCTTGGGTGGCGCCTACGTCCTCCACGACAAGCATACCTTTGCCTTGGATGCCAACTATGTTTTCTGGAACGTGTATGACAGCCTCAATTTTGACTTCAAGGACAATACCGACAAGCTCGATGACTTGAAGTCTGCAAAAAACTATAAAAACAGCATGATTTTCCGTGCCGGCTATCAAGGCGAATTGATGCGCAACCTGTTTGTGCGGGGTGGACTGACGGTGGATTTGACACCTGTTCCGGATGGATATTTGACGCCCGAAACTCCCGACGCCGACAAAATCGCCGTTTCTGCGGGCTTGGGCTATCGTTGGAAAGGTTTGCAAGTTGATGCAAGTTTTCTTTGGGTCGAAGGTCAATCGCGGACGGACATCAATTTGGAAACGAATTTTGGCGGCACGTTTAAAGGCAGAGCCTTTATCCCGGGTTTGGGAATCACCTATACCTTTGAAAAGCGTGGCGACAACCGCATGCCTGAGGCAACTCCTTTGTAA
- a CDS encoding YbjN domain-containing protein — protein MQDLSKYFTMVEEIIQSLGVDPSLCRGQNPGQYSLMLGSARVWIDVWYIESQSRSYFQAMSPVMRLPILQSQHAFFQELLEINDKLYGVAFTVYNGWAWLKHIRETDGLDKSEAEAMIHRIGVYADQYDDYLKGKYGEAPIIGSAAPGAPGQAL, from the coding sequence ATGCAAGATCTCAGCAAGTATTTTACAATGGTCGAGGAAATCATTCAGAGCCTCGGCGTTGACCCATCCCTCTGTCGCGGTCAAAATCCCGGACAGTACAGTCTGATGCTCGGAAGTGCCCGCGTTTGGATTGACGTTTGGTACATCGAAAGCCAAAGCCGCTCCTATTTCCAGGCGATGTCTCCGGTGATGCGCCTTCCGATTCTCCAAAGCCAGCATGCATTTTTCCAAGAGCTGCTGGAAATCAACGACAAACTGTATGGCGTGGCCTTCACGGTTTACAACGGTTGGGCATGGTTGAAGCACATTCGCGAGACCGACGGGCTTGACAAATCGGAAGCTGAAGCCATGATTCACCGCATCGGCGTCTATGCCGATCAGTATGATGATTACCTCAAAGGCAAATACGGTGAGGCGCCGATCATCGGAAGTGCTGCACCGGGTGCGCCGGGTCAGGCGCTCTGA
- a CDS encoding alpha/beta hydrolase — protein MKLRCCAAIFLCSVVINLLTFNSIVGQSSVAPTPFTIGIVEQIPSTALEEDRILNIYLPEGYGEDTTRYPVIYLLDGSYNEDFLHICGLVQFLTMIEVMPKTIVVGIANVDRKRDFTFPTTIAQDKKDFPTTGGSAQFIQFIATELQPYIKARFRTNGTKTIIGQSLGGLLATEILLKQPLLFDNYLIVSPSLWWDGQSLLNSAADLLSKQVDKPAQVIVCVGNEGKIMERDAADLTNVLQKEGYSKGQVKFVSLPKETHATILHRAAYRGLELLHSTK, from the coding sequence ATGAAACTTCGTTGCTGCGCTGCAATTTTCCTCTGTTCGGTCGTGATCAATTTGCTTACTTTCAATAGCATCGTTGGCCAATCCTCAGTCGCACCAACACCGTTCACGATCGGCATCGTAGAGCAGATTCCATCGACTGCACTGGAAGAAGACCGGATCTTGAACATTTACCTTCCCGAAGGTTATGGAGAAGATACCACGCGCTATCCGGTGATTTACTTGCTTGACGGATCTTACAACGAAGACTTCCTTCATATCTGCGGACTCGTGCAGTTTTTGACGATGATCGAAGTCATGCCCAAAACCATCGTTGTAGGCATTGCCAACGTCGACCGGAAAAGGGATTTCACCTTCCCGACAACGATCGCACAAGACAAAAAGGACTTTCCGACCACCGGTGGTTCTGCTCAGTTCATCCAGTTCATTGCAACTGAATTGCAGCCCTACATCAAAGCGCGATTCCGGACAAATGGCACAAAAACCATTATCGGTCAATCACTTGGCGGGCTCTTGGCCACAGAAATTCTATTGAAGCAACCGCTACTTTTTGACAACTATCTCATTGTAAGCCCGAGTTTATGGTGGGATGGTCAATCCTTGCTGAATTCTGCGGCAGATTTACTTTCAAAACAGGTTGACAAGCCTGCTCAAGTGATCGTTTGCGTTGGCAATGAAGGCAAAATCATGGAGAGGGATGCGGCCGACCTAACAAACGTTCTGCAAAAAGAAGGCTATTCGAAGGGCCAAGTGAAATTTGTTTCGCTTCCAAAAGAAACCCACGCAACCATTTTACACCGCGCAGCCTACCGAGGACTTGAATTGTTGCATTCGACCAAATAG